Within Planktothrix tepida PCC 9214, the genomic segment TAGGTTTTGACGACTTCAATAATTAATCCTAAAATAAATTGTTGCACTTGAGGATGGAATGGATTTAACCAAACTTGATTAACTTGACTTTCTTTATATCCTTTTGTCCCATCTTGACGACAAGTAATCCAATGGGGACGAAGTTGTGCAATTTTAGAATCTGGGGGAACCATAAATCCAAATTCCAACCAAGGAATGATACTCATGTTCCGTTCTTTAGCTAAAGGAATCATTTCCTGAAGAATATCTCGATCTTTTAATTCAGGAATTGGCTCTATTTTAATTCCCGTGAATCGTTCCATTAAAACGCTGGGATAAAGGGTATAACCTTCATTCCAAATGGTCGGATAAATAGTATTAAACTTGAATTCTGCTAATAAATTAAACGCTTCTGTTAACGCATTTTTAGACAACAGAACATCACTATCAATATTGGTTAACCAAACTCCTCTTAATTCTCCGGTGGGAACGGAAATAATGGGCGGTTTCACAATATATTGTTCTGGAATGGTTAAAGGTTCATTTTGTTGACGCAAAGCTTGACAAAAAAATACAGCCACTTCCCCACGAGTTGCAGGTTTATTAGGGTTTAAAAGCTTCACCTCTGGATAATTAACCACTAACCCAGATTCAATCGCCGCAGCAACAGCATTTCTCGCATAATTGGGAATATCTTTAGCATCATTTAAGCTTTCATTTAAGGTTTTAACAATAGATTGAGTGGGTTCATAATTTAATCCCTTAACTAATGCGACTAAGGCTTGAACTCTGGGAATATTTTGTTGCGGTTTAAAACTTTGGTCTTCATACCCACTCATAAACCCAGTTCGATAGGTTTTTTGAATCACACTATGAGCCCAAAATTGCGACGAAACATCCTTAAATTCGATGGGTTCTCGATTCTCTAAAAGTTGAGGAAAAGCTTTAATCAGCATTGTCGCAAATTCGGCCCTTGTGACGGGTGCATCGGGTTTAAAACTGCCATCTCGATAACCTGTGATGATGTTTTTATTGGCTAAATTTTCAATACTGTCTTTAGCCCAATGAGTGGTTATATCTGTAAATTTTACAATAACCGTATTCAAAGCCCACGTCTTTCAAGCGTGGGATGTAGAATACCCGCCTTTAGGCGGAGTGAAGGCTAGTGAGAGTTTTGGTTAGCAATATACTTTTTGATAGTTTCACTAGAAACAGAACCAGCCGTCCCACAATAATAGCTTCGACTCCACAAAGAAGGTAGTTTAAGTAAATGAGGAAATTCTTTTCTTAATATTCTTGATGATGCCCCTTTGATTCTGAACATAATTTGATGTGGAGCAATCAAAGGGTGACAACTAATAAATAAATGCACATGATCAGGCATTATCTCCAGAGCTAGGACATCACATTCTAGCTCTTTTGCTTTTTGGTAGATAATTTCCTCTAATCTTCTGCTCACTCCGTTAACCAACACCCTTTTCCTCCTTTTTGGGCAAAAGACAAAATGATAGTTGATCAGACTAACTGATGTGTTTTTTCTTCTATATTGATTTTCTGTCATTGTCGATACACACGATTCATCAACCTTATGTTATCATGGATGACATGACAAAAATAACTCGGACGATTAAATTGAAATTCGTGGATCTCAACCGTTGTAAAGCTCAGGTGTTTGAGCAAATGACGGCAGAAAACACACGGGTTGCCAACAAGCTGTTGTCATTGCCGATTAAAGAACGGCGTAAAATGACAACAGCTAAAATTATGTCCGAGTTAAAATCTGCCCTTGTTAACCAAGTAATCCGACATACCACATCACCCACAGGTCGTAAAACCAAACAATATAAAGTTCTTCCTGTGGAAGTTAACAACCAAAACTGGAAGTTAACCCTAAAAGGGAATACTTATTCAATTAGTTTTCCAACCCTTAAAGGTGAAAAAAGAATTCCCATTGAAGTTGCATCTCCCCATTGGCAACCTGTTTTAGACGGATTGTTAGAGGGAACAATTCAAGGGGGTTCTTTTAAATTAATTAAACATCGAAATAAGTGGTATGCCTATCTGTCAATTACTGAGGATGTTCCAGAAGTTAAGACGGAGAAAAGATTAGGATGTGACCGAGGACAGAATAATTTAGCGGTAGTTGCACCTAAACAGGGTTTTGGTAAGTTCTTTAATGGTCAAAGCGTTAAGCATCGGAGACGTTATTTTCAACAACGAAGAAAACAACTTCAAGAAGCTAAAAAGTTTCGAGCATTAAAGAAATGGGACAAAAAAGAACGACGATGGATGGATGCAATCAATCATACAATCAGCCGTCGAATTGTTCGTTTTGCCGAATACCATAATGCTGATGTTGTTATTGAGGATTTAGAAGGATGTCGAAGCACAATGAAACAGAGCCAAAAATCTCGTTCTGATTCCGGTGAATCTCGACATAATTGGTCTTATTATTCTTTGGAACAGAAACTTAATTATAAGTTGGCTCTTAAAGGATTGAAATTAATTAAAAGACCTGCGCCATACACTTCCAAATCCTGTTCAACCTGTGGTTTTATTGGTAAAAGAAATCGACATGATTTCAATTGCCCTAATGGTCACTACCATAACTCTGATTTGAATGCTGCGAAAAACCTAGCTCAATGGGACGGTTTTTCTTGTCAGTTAGACCTACAGAGAGATGCTTCTGTAATGGATTCATCCGGTTTAACTGATGGGGTGCTTGGCACACCCCTGAACTCGGTGAATACAGTCAAACAAGAGTATATTCAACTGTCTCTGCTTGACTGGACTAGATACGAGAATCCCACCCCTTTAGCGTAGCGCAGGGGTGGGAGTGTCAACATAAGGAATTCAATTGATCAGGGGTTTTCAGTTGAGGAAGAGATCGTTTATAGGTTCCAGTTTCAGGGTTAATCTTTCAGAACAAAACTACACAATAAGTTAATTTCGCATCAAATTTCATTCTAAAAGAATATAATATAAGTAAGAATTTTACCCTAAAGTAGGATAAGTTACAATCCTTGAAGATGTTAACTTATTCATAGCCTTTCAGTTATTGTTTTATAGCTTCAGGTCTAAATTATGAAATTCATTTCTACACTGGTTTCTGGAATCACAACCGCCATGACAACTCTCACGTTAGTGACAAGCGTGGGAATGGCTCAAATGGCCGAAGTCCCAACACCTAATGCTAAAGGGGATTTTATCACCGCAAAAGTTCAAGGAAATCGAGGACTTTATAATAATATTCATTGGTTGGTTGTTGACCCCGAATCTCTCAACTGTCGGAATACTCCTGAAGGAACCGTTAAAGTTAAATTAGTGACTGGTGCAATTATTAATGCTATTTTTTCTAATAATGGCAAAGGAGATGCAATTGTTCTCAAAAATGGTCAACCTTGGATGAAAGTAGAAAGTATTAATCCGGCTGGCTATCGGTTTAATTCTGGAGTGTGTTATGTTCGGGCTAATTCAAAATATATTGCTCCCATTAATGGAGATTATTTGGATATATTCAAAAAGGAATAAAAGCGATGCGGTTTATTAATCCTAAAACAGATTTTGCCTTTAAAAAAATCTTTGGATCATCGGAAAGTAAGGATATTTTAATCAGTTTCTTAAATGCACTGGTTTATAATTCTGACTCAATAATTCAGGATTTAGAAATTTTTGATCCTTACTTTTCTCCTAAGATTACTGGATTAAAAGATACCTATTTAGATGTTAAAGCCCAACTCAATACCGGTGAAATTGTAATTATTGAGATGCAGGTTTTAAATGTAGAAGCCTTCACCAAACGAGTGTTATACAATGCAGCTAAAACCTATTCATTGCAATTAGATGCTGGACAAGGCTATCGATTTTTAAAACCTGTTATTGCTCTAACGATTACCGATTTTATAGAGTTTGAAAATACTGATGAACTCATTTCTCGCTTTGTATTTAAAGAAAAAGTTCAAAACTTTAATTATTCCGAGAATGAATTAGAGTTAGTATTTGTGGAATTACCTAAATTTCAGAAATCCTTAGAAGAATTAGAAACGTTAACGGATAAATGGATTTATTTCATGCAAAGGGCTAGATTATTAGAATCGGTTCCTGAAACGTTGGAAAGTGTCCCTCAAATTCAACGGGCGTTTCAAATTGCTAATCAAACCAATTTAACCCGTGAAGAATTGGATGAAGTTGAAAAGCGAGAACTGTTTCTACAGGATCAAAAAAATGCGATTACTTTAGCTCAAAATGAAGCAAAACGTGAAAAAGCAATAGAAATTGCTCGTCAACTCTTAAATATTTTAGATGATCAAACCATCAGCCGAACAACAGGATTGAGTTTAGAAGAAATTCAAAATTTGCGTTATTTCCGTTCTTAAACTCTTAACTATCAACACAGATATCGACCATATTTTGCAATAATAGGGGTCTTATTTTGTTGTTGATTCGTTAACCAAGCCCATAATTGATCTCCCCAGGAAAAATGCCACCATTCATTCGGATGTTGTTGAAACCCTGCGGTTTTCATAACTTTGGATAAAATTTGACGATTTTGATGATAGTTTTGTTCCGTTGGGTCTGAACTGTTTTCAAAATAGTTGGGGTAAGATCGAGGAGAAATTTCATCAATTTCCGAACCCATATTCACCCATGTTCCCGTTTCATTCACTAACGTAATATCCAGTGCTGCACCTGTACTATGGGGAGGCGGTGTGGCGGGATCTAAACTCGGAGCAGCCCAAAATTGATAGACTTCTGTTAAGATAGACTGGTGTTGTTCTGCGGAAAGAGAGTGTTGATTTAATCTCCGTTCTTTTAATAACTGATTAAAAGAATAATCTACCATAAATTGTTGCACTTCTACGGGACGGTAGGCATCAAAAATGAGGATTTTCCAGTTAGGATAATTGTCTTGTAAGAGCAATTGTGCGGTTAGTAAACGCTCTAAAACACTTTGTCTTAAATAATAGGGAGAATCTATCGCCGAAAGATGATAAGGCGCACCTAATTTTTGATACGCATGGGGAGTTTCTACGACAAATGTTTCTAAGGGAATCTTAACAAGAGGTTCACCGCAGTCTTGAATAATAATTTGTTGATAAGGTTTCATAATATTTGTTAATTTTAAGTAGTAAACCCTGAAGGGCTTAGAGTCCTGAAGGGCTCACTACGGTTAAGAGTTTCGGGATGCAATGACCGCATAAAAGGGATCGCTTCCTCCCATTCCTAACATTTGCATAAACAGAGGCGTTTTAGATTGGTTAGAAATAACTTCTGGGGAACTAAAACCGGGTAAATGATTGATTTGAACTGAATTAAAATATCCTTTTACTAATTCAATACGATTTGCTTCTGTTTCTTCTCGCCAAGCTGCGATCGCTTTTTGATAAAACATTCGATTAGAAAAGCTAATAATGGAAATTCCACCGGGTTTTAAAATTCGATGAATTTCTGAGACAATGGCTTCAGGATATTGTAAATATTGAATTGAGACACAGATTAAAACCGCATCAAACTCTTGATCTGATAGGGGAAGTTTAGGATTTTGATTTAAGTCTTGAATAAAATAATGATCGAGTTGAGAATTTTTTGCTAATTCTTCTTCGTTCATTCCATGTCCTTCAACATGAGCAAATTCAATATCATTGGGAAGATGAGACACCCAACTACTCATTAAATCTAAAATGCGTGTTTGGGGTTTTAAACGGTTTCGATAGAGGGTGGTTAACTGATCAATAAAGGCTTCATCGACGTGGGTAACAAAACGAGGGAAAGAGTAAAATAGAGAGTCGTCTGTCTCGTCTAATTTAATCCGTTGATGACGTTGCAGTAACATAATGGGATTGATTAAGCGTGAGTTCAATTTGATCTGGCAATCTGAATATTAAGAATTGTATCCTATTTTCAATTAAATGGCTATAATGATTCTAATATTGATTTATTAGTCAAAAAATAAGATTCAGAATCGATCTGAAACATACGATAGAAACTCATGCCTCGTACACCTATATTAACCTTTGATCGGGGTACATTATTATTACATCCACCTCCACAGGGAAAAAGTTGGATTGATTTTGCCACCTGGGATGATCGGGTGGAAAAATTTAGAATTCCAGCTTATTATTATCGTAGCTTAGTGGAAACATTACGCAAGAATCAGGTTAATTTTATTGATCAAGCTCAGGGTTTTAATACTTTAGAATTAACCCCTAGTTTTGAAATGCCTCCCTATGTTCATCAACAGGAAGCCTTAGAAGCTTGGCAACAGGTGGGAAGCCAAGGGGTTGTTGTTTTACCCACGGCTTCTGGGAAAACTTATTTAGCTCAATTAGTCATGCAAGTGACAGGATATAGCACTTTAATTTTGGTTCCGACATTGGATTTAATGCACCAATGGTATGCCCATTTATTGGCAGCTTTTCCTGATATTGAAATCGGATTATTAGGGGGAGGATCGAAAGATAGAACCCCAATTTTAGTGGCAACTTATGATAGTGCAACGATTCATTGTGAAACGTTAGGAGATAAATATGGGTTATTGATTTTTGATGAATGTCATCATTTACCAACGGATTTCTATCGCGTGATTGCTGAATATTCCCTCGCTCCTTATCGGTTAGGATTAACAGCAACCCCTGAGCGTTCTGATGGTAGGCATAGTGATTTATCAATCTTAATTGGGTCTACCGTTTATCGAAAAACACCGGAACAGTTAGCCGGGGGAGCATTAGCCAGTCATAAAGTTGTTCAAATTTTAGTTAAACTTTCTCCTAAAGAACGAGAAATTTATCAAGAACAAATGAAAATTAGAAATGAATTTATTAAAGACAATAATATTAAATTATCGAGTTTAGACGGATGGAAACAATTTGTGATGTTAAGTGCGCGATCGCCTTTAGGAAGACGGGCAATGTTAGCCCACCGACAAGCGAAAGATATTTCATTATGTACCCATGGAAAATTAAGAATATTAGCTGATTTACTGGCTCAACATCATCCTGAAAAAACCTTAATTTTTACAGTCGATAATTCTACGGTTTACCGAATTTCTCAAGCCTTTTTAATTCCAGCTATTACCCATCAAACCCCCATTAAAGAACGCCATGAAATTTTAACTAAATTCCGAGAAGGAGAATATAAAACCCTGGTTGCATCCCATGTTTTAAATGAAGGGGTTGATGTTCCCGATGCTAAAATTGCAATTATTTTATCAGGAACCGGATCAGAACGGGAATATATTCAACGGTTAGGGCGAGTTTTACGCAAGGGAAATACCCCCAATAAACAAGCGATTTTGTATGAAGTCGTTACGGAAGATACCAGCGAGGAACGTACCGCCCAACGTCGTAAAGGAGAAACGAAATCTAAACCCCAACCCCCGAAAAAAGCCTCGAATTCTGGTTATCAACAATTAGATATTTTTCAACCGACTCCTTTATATAGTCGCCCCAATTCTCAAAGCAAACGAGTTGCTGAATCTTCTGAACAATGGAATTCTTCTGAAGAATCTGAATATAATAGGGAACAGGGAACAGGGAACAAGGAACAGGAAGACGGAAAAGACTTTAATATCTAGTTTTTTTGATCAGTTTTTGTTAATCACTGTGTTTGTCTGACTACTCTATGATATGATTTAAAAATATAATTTTTTACAACAATCTTGTGAATTTAGGAACCTTAATTTCTAATGCTACCTTCTGAACTTTTAAGTTATAAACAACAGGGAGAAACGGTTATTCCCCTCCGTTTAAATATTGATACAAAACATATCAATCTAGCAACGGATGTGATTCAATGTTTTGAAGAATCTGTGAATCAAACCCAAGGAGAACTGAATAAAAAGTTACAGGAATTTGAAGGGGATAGTCCTGACTATCGGTTGAAACGAGGATTAGCACATTTATTAAGGAGTAGTTTTTGTACCTTTGAGGTTGTTAGTCCCTTAGAACCTGTAGAATTACGACAAAAAGTATTTGCATTAGCGGCGAAAACTGTACCCAGTTCGGTGGCGACAGAACACACCTTAGAACAGGTAGCGACTCAACTCAGCCAAGACTTAAATCGAGAGGTTTTACCTTATCAAATTTTAGCGGGTCTTTATGCAGATTTACAGGAAAATCGGATTTTAACCCAATTAGATTCTCCCACTCCAGAAGCGTTATTACATCGGTATAATTTATCTCAAGTTCAGGGTATTTTCTATCAAGCCAGCCAAATTATTATTAACGCCTATCGCAATGACCCAGGGGAATATAAATTATTATTTCGTTATTTAAAATTATTCCAATTAATGACTTATATTGAAGGAGATGCAGATCAAGGATTTACCTTAACCATTGATGGGCCGACCAGTTTATTTAAAGCTAGTACCCGCTATGGTTTATCTTTAGCTAAAATGATTCCGGCTTTACTTCATGTCACAAAATGGAGTTTAAAGGCAAAATTACAACAACGTGACCCCTATACTCGTGTGGTGAGAACGGGTTATTTTAGTTTGAATTCGGATTGCGGTTTGGTCAGTCATTATCCACCGGGTAAACCCTATGATAGTATGATTGAACAATCCTTTGCTGAACGTTGGAATAAGTTAAAAACAGAATGGAAATTAGAACGAGAAGTGGATTTAATTCCGCTTCCGGGGAGTGTAATGATTCCTGATTTTCGGTTAGTTCATCCTGATGGACGAGTGTTTTTATTAGAGATTATTGGCTATTGGCGACCGGAATATTTACAAAAGAAGTTTTATCAGGTGCAACGTTCTGGATGTGATACTTTAATTTTAGCGATTTCTGAACGGTTGAATTTAGAAAATGCTGGAATTAATATTAATCGTCTCCCGGTTCCTGTGGTATGGTTTAAGGATAAGTTATCGCCTAAAGCAGTATTAGATATTTTAGAAAATCAAGCCTAAAATATTAATCATACCCTGATAAAGATTATAGTCAATTTCAATCTATGTAGTAAGCCCTTCAGGGCTATCTTCTTGTAGTTTCAATCCCTGATAGGGATTATAGTCGATTTCAACGAAATCATAGCATGAAATTAAAAAAGGCTGAATCAGAGTTTCAATCCCTATCAGGTGCTGAAACTCTGATTTCAACATCGAGTTAATTAGTTTCGTATATCAAGGATTATGTTTCAATCCCTGAAAGGGATTATAGCTGATTTCAACTTACCAAATTCAATGGAGCAAAAAACAATGTTTTTGTTTCAATCCCTGAAAGGGATTATAGCTGATTTCAACCATCATCTTAATTCCTTAAAGGCTTCAGACTTAGAGGATCATCTCGTTTCAATCCCTGAAAGGGATTATAGCTGATTTCAACTTCCTCCCTATCCTTAATTAGCCTAAAGGCTTTTTTGTTTCAATCCCTGAAAGGGATTATAGCTGATTTCAACGGGGATTTTGGATGGAGTCTTTGCGGGAGGGATGTGTTTCAATCCCTGAAAGGGATTATAGCTGATTTCAACCAGCTTGCATTAAGGCGGAGGTCATGTCATTAGTGTTTCAATCCCTGAAAGGGATTATAGCTGATTTCAACAATCGAAGTAATCGTTGAGCATCTTCCCCTACAGCGTTTCAATCCCTGAAAGGGATTATAGCTGATTTCAACGCCGAAACAATTGAGAAGTGGGAAAAGCAGATATTTGGGGTTTCAATCCCTGAAAGGGATTATAGCTGATTTCAACCGGTAGTCCGAAACTCCCACCAGAAGCCAGCGAGGGTTTCAATCCCTGAAAGGGATTATAGCTGATTTCAACCGCAGGCTTCTGAGAGCCTTAATCTATGCAGTTTTCAAGGTGCGATCGCGCTAACCTGATCTGAATATACCATTTCAGCCATCGACTTAGCAACAGGCAAAAATCAAAAAACGCTAAAACCCTCTTCAGATATAGCGTTTAAGAATTGCGACAACCTAATTTAACCTTGAAGAAGCCCCAAACCCAGAACAGACAACAGTTTCAGACGTGAATTTCAGCCCTGGTAATTTCAACAGCGATAGGTTAGCGCAACTTCGGGGGATGCTCAAATATTAGAGGATGAGACGGTTTATGACTTCAATTTGAATAATCTCTTAATTTTGTTGAACTCGGATAAATTCAATATGGGGTAAAAGGGGATCTTTAATCATACCAATTCCCGCAAAACCCCAGCGCTGTAAAATCGGTTTAATTTGCGAACCTGTAATTGATTCTACCGCAAATCTATCTTTCAAATCCCCCGCGTGTTTGTTTAAATAACCCAAGGCATCAAATTGTTCTGAAAATAATAATAAATAACTTGATGGCTTATCCGGGTCAGGACGGGCGGTGACATAACGGCCATCAGATCTCGCTCTAAGAATATAATAAACTTCTGAAAACATTTTAACACAATCCTCAGCGTTTTAAAACAAGATGAAACGATGGAGAACCCTCGGATTTTAACGTAAATCTTCTAATTTTATTCGAGGGTCAACGGCTTTTAAGAGTAAATCTGCTAATAAATTACCGATAATTAACATCACCGCCCCCATCATTAAACTTGCCATAACTAAATATAAATCCTGCTGTTGTACCGCTTGCAAGATTAATTTACCTAATCCCGGCCAATTAAAAAAGGTTTCCGCAATAAAAGCTCCTCCTAATAAACTGGCAAATTCAAAGCCTAATAAGGTAATTAAAGGGTTAACTGCATTGCGGAGGGCATGAATATAAATAACACGATTTTCAGGGAGTCCTTTCGCCCTAGCGGTTTGAATATAATCTTGACGTAAAACATCTAAAAGCTGCCCCCGCATTAACCGTTGTAACCCGGCAAAACTGGTAATACTTAAGGCTAAGGTTGGTAAAATACTATGCCAAGCAATATCCGCTACTTTTCCCAAAGGAGATAAATCCGGGAAATTAATACTGGTCATCCCACCAACGGGAAATAAGGGGGAGGTTTTTTGAGCTAAAAACAATAATAATAAAGCTGTGATGAAACTGGGGAAGCCTTGTCCGGTGTAACTAATCACTTGCAAAAATCGGTCAATGAAACGGTTTTGATGAACCGCCCCAACAATGCCTAACGGAATT encodes:
- a CDS encoding glycoside hydrolase family 10 protein; this translates as MNTVIVKFTDITTHWAKDSIENLANKNIITGYRDGSFKPDAPVTRAEFATMLIKAFPQLLENREPIEFKDVSSQFWAHSVIQKTYRTGFMSGYEDQSFKPQQNIPRVQALVALVKGLNYEPTQSIVKTLNESLNDAKDIPNYARNAVAAAIESGLVVNYPEVKLLNPNKPATRGEVAVFFCQALRQQNEPLTIPEQYIVKPPIISVPTGELRGVWLTNIDSDVLLSKNALTEAFNLLAEFKFNTIYPTIWNEGYTLYPSVLMERFTGIKIEPIPELKDRDILQEMIPLAKERNMSIIPWLEFGFMVPPDSKIAQLRPHWITCRQDGTKGYKESQVNQVWLNPFHPQVQQFILGLIIEVVKTYNIDGIQLDDHFGLPVDLGYDEFTVKLYQKETGNSTPPGDFKEANWVSWRAKKITEFLTRIFWVIKDYKPNCILSLSPNPYLYAYSQFLQDWKTWEQEGYLEELVLQVYREDMNGFLADLKRPELLEAKSHIPVSIGILTGLRIKPMSFATVKEQIQLTRDRKFAGTSFFFYETWKQMMTSETQKAEFKTLFSQGLERPKFV
- the tnpA gene encoding IS200/IS605 family transposase → MTENQYRRKNTSVSLINYHFVFCPKRRKRVLVNGVSRRLEEIIYQKAKELECDVLALEIMPDHVHLFISCHPLIAPHQIMFRIKGASSRILRKEFPHLLKLPSLWSRSYYCGTAGSVSSETIKKYIANQNSH
- a CDS encoding RNA-guided endonuclease InsQ/TnpB family protein, with product MDDMTKITRTIKLKFVDLNRCKAQVFEQMTAENTRVANKLLSLPIKERRKMTTAKIMSELKSALVNQVIRHTTSPTGRKTKQYKVLPVEVNNQNWKLTLKGNTYSISFPTLKGEKRIPIEVASPHWQPVLDGLLEGTIQGGSFKLIKHRNKWYAYLSITEDVPEVKTEKRLGCDRGQNNLAVVAPKQGFGKFFNGQSVKHRRRYFQQRRKQLQEAKKFRALKKWDKKERRWMDAINHTISRRIVRFAEYHNADVVIEDLEGCRSTMKQSQKSRSDSGESRHNWSYYSLEQKLNYKLALKGLKLIKRPAPYTSKSCSTCGFIGKRNRHDFNCPNGHYHNSDLNAAKNLAQWDGFSCQLDLQRDASVMDSSGLTDGVLGTPLNSVNTVKQEYIQLSLLDWTRYENPTPLA
- a CDS encoding Rpn family recombination-promoting nuclease/putative transposase — protein: MRFINPKTDFAFKKIFGSSESKDILISFLNALVYNSDSIIQDLEIFDPYFSPKITGLKDTYLDVKAQLNTGEIVIIEMQVLNVEAFTKRVLYNAAKTYSLQLDAGQGYRFLKPVIALTITDFIEFENTDELISRFVFKEKVQNFNYSENELELVFVELPKFQKSLEELETLTDKWIYFMQRARLLESVPETLESVPQIQRAFQIANQTNLTREELDEVEKRELFLQDQKNAITLAQNEAKREKAIEIARQLLNILDDQTISRTTGLSLEEIQNLRYFRS
- a CDS encoding M15 family metallopeptidase, with the translated sequence MKPYQQIIIQDCGEPLVKIPLETFVVETPHAYQKLGAPYHLSAIDSPYYLRQSVLERLLTAQLLLQDNYPNWKILIFDAYRPVEVQQFMVDYSFNQLLKERRLNQHSLSAEQHQSILTEVYQFWAAPSLDPATPPPHSTGAALDITLVNETGTWVNMGSEIDEISPRSYPNYFENSSDPTEQNYHQNRQILSKVMKTAGFQQHPNEWWHFSWGDQLWAWLTNQQQNKTPIIAKYGRYLC
- a CDS encoding class I SAM-dependent methyltransferase, which gives rise to MLLQRHQRIKLDETDDSLFYSFPRFVTHVDEAFIDQLTTLYRNRLKPQTRILDLMSSWVSHLPNDIEFAHVEGHGMNEEELAKNSQLDHYFIQDLNQNPKLPLSDQEFDAVLICVSIQYLQYPEAIVSEIHRILKPGGISIISFSNRMFYQKAIAAWREETEANRIELVKGYFNSVQINHLPGFSSPEVISNQSKTPLFMQMLGMGGSDPFYAVIASRNS
- a CDS encoding DEAD/DEAH box helicase, whose product is MPRTPILTFDRGTLLLHPPPQGKSWIDFATWDDRVEKFRIPAYYYRSLVETLRKNQVNFIDQAQGFNTLELTPSFEMPPYVHQQEALEAWQQVGSQGVVVLPTASGKTYLAQLVMQVTGYSTLILVPTLDLMHQWYAHLLAAFPDIEIGLLGGGSKDRTPILVATYDSATIHCETLGDKYGLLIFDECHHLPTDFYRVIAEYSLAPYRLGLTATPERSDGRHSDLSILIGSTVYRKTPEQLAGGALASHKVVQILVKLSPKEREIYQEQMKIRNEFIKDNNIKLSSLDGWKQFVMLSARSPLGRRAMLAHRQAKDISLCTHGKLRILADLLAQHHPEKTLIFTVDNSTVYRISQAFLIPAITHQTPIKERHEILTKFREGEYKTLVASHVLNEGVDVPDAKIAIILSGTGSEREYIQRLGRVLRKGNTPNKQAILYEVVTEDTSEERTAQRRKGETKSKPQPPKKASNSGYQQLDIFQPTPLYSRPNSQSKRVAESSEQWNSSEESEYNREQGTGNKEQEDGKDFNI
- a CDS encoding DUF790 family protein yields the protein MLPSELLSYKQQGETVIPLRLNIDTKHINLATDVIQCFEESVNQTQGELNKKLQEFEGDSPDYRLKRGLAHLLRSSFCTFEVVSPLEPVELRQKVFALAAKTVPSSVATEHTLEQVATQLSQDLNREVLPYQILAGLYADLQENRILTQLDSPTPEALLHRYNLSQVQGIFYQASQIIINAYRNDPGEYKLLFRYLKLFQLMTYIEGDADQGFTLTIDGPTSLFKASTRYGLSLAKMIPALLHVTKWSLKAKLQQRDPYTRVVRTGYFSLNSDCGLVSHYPPGKPYDSMIEQSFAERWNKLKTEWKLEREVDLIPLPGSVMIPDFRLVHPDGRVFLLEIIGYWRPEYLQKKFYQVQRSGCDTLILAISERLNLENAGININRLPVPVVWFKDKLSPKAVLDILENQA
- a CDS encoding ABC transporter permease, translated to MMNETFVYIGKRLLQAILTLFLASALCFTITQLAPGDYLDNLSNNPQISQETLDQLRVKFHLDKSAVEQYWFWLGQIVGYGNFGYSFANQRSVTSLLLERVPATLLLAILSLIITWAIGIPLGIVGAVHQNRFIDRFLQVISYTGQGFPSFITALLLLFLAQKTSPLFPVGGMTSINFPDLSPLGKVADIAWHSILPTLALSITSFAGLQRLMRGQLLDVLRQDYIQTARAKGLPENRVIYIHALRNAVNPLITLLGFEFASLLGGAFIAETFFNWPGLGKLILQAVQQQDLYLVMASLMMGAVMLIIGNLLADLLLKAVDPRIKLEDLR